In Candidatus Delongbacteria bacterium, a single genomic region encodes these proteins:
- a CDS encoding metallophosphoesterase: protein MKVLFLLIAMITLFGNDIKDAIKNNDHKSLNELMLVNDQRFTERSDSLDYLMYAVYYGDSSSVDLILKAGADQNIQLSGKTPLMQAVKYKKDKALEALLKFNPNLLLEDKDKLTSLDYSVKYRNPKAVKLLYTIADRTEEIPSILDKISYKLNGTDGPYLFYENDTIKKITVNSENQINSELFDSEYIEIKRPDCDKFFKVNIQNKILIPETEYENIPRFIATSDIEGNFDAFTRILISSGVTDEDLNWIYGDGHFVFIGDMVDRGEYVTECLWLLYKLDYEARSAGGQVHYIIGNHELLNIEDDNRYVVDKYIALAEQLKITNSYLFSENTVIGRWIRSKNIVEKINDTILVHAGLSNEIKLLDLSMLKLNNLFRDYLSGKKSEITEQIVGSFGPLWYRGLVYDQSKYQKIDDTKLSEVLSYFNANYIMIGHTVVEKISTDFNNKVIRIDLHHPETVEEKVHYLKFNDNKFYNCSELNEEELLF, encoded by the coding sequence ATGAAGGTTCTGTTCTTACTCATAGCTATGATAACACTTTTTGGAAATGATATCAAAGATGCTATCAAAAATAATGATCATAAAAGTCTAAATGAGTTAATGCTTGTTAATGATCAAAGATTTACTGAGAGAAGTGATTCTTTAGATTATTTAATGTACGCCGTTTATTACGGTGACAGTTCGTCTGTGGATTTAATTTTAAAAGCAGGTGCAGATCAAAATATTCAGTTGAGTGGAAAAACACCGTTAATGCAAGCAGTAAAATATAAAAAAGACAAAGCTTTGGAAGCTTTACTGAAGTTTAATCCTAATTTATTACTTGAAGACAAGGACAAGCTAACATCTTTAGACTATTCTGTTAAATACAGAAATCCAAAAGCTGTGAAACTTCTCTATACTATTGCTGACAGAACTGAAGAAATACCGTCAATACTTGATAAAATTTCATACAAACTTAATGGTACAGATGGTCCTTATCTATTCTACGAAAACGATACCATAAAAAAAATTACTGTTAATTCAGAGAACCAAATAAATAGTGAGCTTTTTGATTCGGAGTATATTGAAATTAAAAGACCAGATTGTGATAAGTTTTTCAAAGTAAATATTCAAAATAAAATTTTGATACCCGAAACCGAATATGAAAACATTCCTAGATTCATTGCAACTTCAGATATTGAAGGTAATTTCGATGCTTTTACAAGAATTTTAATAAGTTCAGGAGTAACTGATGAGGATCTGAATTGGATTTATGGTGATGGCCATTTTGTTTTTATTGGTGACATGGTCGATAGAGGAGAATATGTTACTGAATGTTTATGGCTTTTGTACAAATTAGATTATGAAGCAAGATCTGCTGGTGGACAAGTTCATTATATAATTGGAAATCATGAGCTTCTGAATATCGAAGATGATAATAGATATGTCGTAGATAAGTATATTGCTCTTGCTGAACAATTAAAAATTACAAATTCATATCTTTTTTCAGAAAATACAGTCATTGGTAGATGGATTAGATCAAAAAATATTGTGGAAAAAATCAACGATACAATTCTTGTTCATGCAGGTCTTAGCAACGAGATAAAACTTCTTGATTTGAGTATGCTCAAATTGAATAATCTTTTCAGAGATTATCTTTCTGGGAAAAAATCCGAAATTACAGAACAAATAGTAGGTAGTTTCGGTCCGTTATGGTATAGGGGGCTAGTTTACGATCAATCCAAATATCAAAAAATTGATGACACTAAACTTTCAGAGGTTCTTTCATATTTTAACGCTAATTATATAATGATCGGGCATACTGTTGTAGAAAAGATTTCAACCGATTTCAACAATAAAGTTATTAGAATTGATCTTCATCATCCAGAAACGGTTGAAGAAAAAGTTCATTACCTTAAATTTAACGATAATAAATTCTATAATTGCTCTGAGTTAAATGAAGAGGAGTTGCTATTCTAA